The DNA segment AGCCGCGCGCGCAGTATCTGTACGTGCCATACCGCGACCAGAGCAAAATCTATAACTACGACTCCTCATTATTGCAGTCCGACTACAGCGGCCTGTTCCGCGACCGCACATATGGCGGTCTGGACCGTATCGCCTCCGCAAACCAGGTCACGACCGGCGTCACATCGCGTATTTATGATGATGCCGCAATTGAACGTTTTAATGTTTCCGTGGGTCAAATCTACTATTTCACGGAGTCTCGCACCGGCGATGACAACATAACCTGGGAGAATGACGACAAAACGGGCTCACTGGTTTGGGCGGGCGACACCTACTGGCGTATCTCCGACCGCTGGGGACTGCGTAGCGGTATTCAGTACGACACGCGTCTGGACAGCGTCGCGACCAGCAGCAGTACGATCGAATACCGTCGCGATGAAAATCGTCTCTTACAGTTGAACTACCGTTATGCCAGCGCGGAATATATTCAGGCTACGCTGCCGTCTTATTCCACTGCGGAGCAGTATAAAAACGGGATTTCCCAGGTCGGGGGCGTTGCCAGTTGGCCGATTGCCGATCGTTGGTCTATCGTAGGCGCTTACTACTTTGATACCAATGTGAATAAGCCTGCCGACCAGATGCTCGGCGTGCAGTACAACTCCTGCTGCTATGCGATTCGCTTCGGTTATGAGCGTAAGCTGAACGGTTGGGATAACGATAAAGAACACGCTGTTTATGACAACGTGATCGGCTTTAACATTGAATTGCGTGGTCTGAGCTCCAACTACGGTCTCGGCACCAAAGAGATGTTGCGTTCGAACATTTTGCCGTATCAAAGCTCTCTGTGATTTGATTGATTTACCACGTAATCCGCATTGCGGTTAATTGAAATGGAAAAAGTATGAAGAACTGGAAAACGCTGCTTCTCGGTATCGCCATGATCGCGAATACCAGTTTCGCTGCCCCGCAGGTGGTCGATAAAGTCGCAGCCGTCGTCAATAACGGCGTCGTGCTGGAAAGCGACGTTGATGGCTTAATGCAATCAGTAAAACTTAATGCGGGTCAGGCTGGTCAGCAGCTTCCTGATGATGCCACGCTACGTCATCAGATCCTGGAACGTTTGATCATGGATCAAATCGTTCTCCAGATGGGTCAGAAGATGGGGGTGAAAATCTCTGATGAACAGCTGGATCAGGCTATCGCCAATATCGCTAAACAGAACAACATGACGCTGGACCAGATGCGCAGCCGTCTGGCTTACGATGGTCTGAGCTACTCAACCTACCGTAGCCAGATCCGCAAAGAGATGATCATCTCCGAAGTGCGTAACAACGAAGTGCGTCGTCGCGTCACCATCCTGCCGCAGGAAGTGGATGCGCTGGCCCAACAGGTCGGTAACCAGAACGATGCCAGCACAGAGCTGAACCTGAGCCACATTCTGATCCCGCTGCCGGAAAACCCGACGTCGGATCAGGTAAGCGAAGCGGAAGCCCGGGCGCGTTCGATTGTTGATGAAGCGCGTAACGGCAGTGATTTCGGCAAACTGGCGATCACCTACTCCGCCGACCAGCAGGCGCTGAAAGGTGGCCAGATGGGCTGGGGACGTATTCAGGAGCTGCCGGGCATTTTCGCGCAGGCGCTGAGCACGGCGAAAAAAGGCGACATCGTTGGCCCGATTCGTTCCGGCGTTGGCTTCCACATTCTGAAAGTGAACGATCTGCGCGGCCAGAGCCAGAGCATCTCCGTCACTGAAGTTCATGCTCGCCATATTCTGCTGAAACCCTCGCCGATCATGACCGATCAGCAGGCGCGCCTGAAACTGGAAGAGATCGCAGCAGACATTAAGAGCGGCAAAACGACCTTTGCTGCCGCAGCGAAAGAGTTTTCACAGGACCCAGGTTCTGCCAACCAGGGCGGCGATCTGGGCTGGGCGGCAGCGGATATTTTCGATCCTGCCTTCCGCGACGCGCTGACCCGCCTCAACAAAGGCCAGATGAGCGCCCCGGTGCACTCTTCCTTTGGCTGGCACCTGATCGAACTGCTGGATACGCGTAACGTTGATAAAACCGACGCGGCGCAGAAAGACAGAGCTTACCGTATGCTGATGAACCGTAAGTTCTCGGAGGAAGCGGCGACCTGGATGCAGGAACAACGCGCCAGCGCTTACGTTAAAATCCTGAGCAATTAATGGCTACTGTTCAACGCGTTGTTATCACTCCCGGCGAACCCGCCGGGATTGGTCCTGACTTAGTCGTTCAGCTCGCACAGCGTGAGTGGCCGGTCGAACTCGTCGTCTGTGCAGATGCCCGTCTGTTAACCGACCGGGCCGCGTTGCTCGGTTTGCCCCTCTCGCTTCTTCCCTACTCGCCAAATCACCCTGCAAAACCGCAATCCGCCGGCACGCTGACCCTGTTGCCGACAGCGCTTCGCGCTCCTGTCACCCCAGGTCAACTCAGCGTTGAGAATGGGCAGTATGTGGTGGATACGCTGGCGCGCGCCTGCGACGGTTGTCTGCAAGGGGAATTTGCGGCGCTGATCACCGGGCCGGTTCACAAAGGCGTCATCAATGACGCTGGCGTACCGTTTACCGGACACACGGAGTTTTTTGAAGCGCGTTCGCAGGCGAAGAAAGTGGTGATGATGCTGGCCACCGAGGAGCTGCGGGTCGCGCTGGCGACAACGCACCTGCCGTTAAGAGCGGTTGCCGACGCCATTACGCCCGCTTTGCTGCATGAGGTGATCGGCATTCTGCATCATGATTTACGCACGAAATTCGGCCTTGCCGATCCGCATATTCTGGTGTGCGGGCTAAATCCGCATGCGGGTGAAGGCGGCCATATGGGAACCGAAGAGATCGACACGATCGTTCCGGTACTGGATGATCTGCGCGCTCAGGGGATGCGCTTAAGCGGCCCTTTGCCCGCCGACACGCTTTTCCAGCCTAAATATCTCGATCATGCCGATGCCGTGCTGGCGATGTACCACGATCAGGGTCTCCCCGTGCTAAAATACCAGGGATTTGGTCGCGGCGTGAATATCACGCTGGGCCTGCCTTTTATTCGAACATCCGTAGACCACGGCACCGCGCTTGAACTGGCGGGTCGGGGGCAAGCGGATGTCGGCAGTTTTATTACGGCGCTTAATCTCGCCATCAAAATGATTGTTAATACCCAATGAATAATCGAGTCCATCAGGGCCACTTAGCCCGTAAACGTTTCGGGCAAAACTTTCTCAACGATCAGTTTGTGATCGACAGTATTGTCTCCGCCATTAACCCGCAAAAGGGTCAGGCAATGGTCGAAATCGGCCCCGGTCTGGCGGCGCTGACGGAGCCTGTCGGCGAACGTCTGGACCAGCTCACGGTGATCGAACTTGACCGCGATCTGGCCGCGCGTCTGCAAACGCACCCGTTTTTGGGGCCGAAACTGACGATTTATCAGCAAGATGCCATGACCATGAACTTTGGCGAGCTGTCTGAGAAGATAGGTCAGCCGCTGCGCGTATTCGGCAACTTGCCCTACAACATCTCCACCCCGTTGATGTTCCACCTCTTTAGCTATACTGATGCCATTGCCGACATGCACTTTATGTTGCAAAAAGAAGTGGTCAATCGTCTGGTTGCAGGGCCAAACAGTAAGGCGTATGGTCGATTAAGCGTCATGGCGCAATATTATTGCCAGGTGATCCCGGTGCTGGAAGTGCCACCATCCGCCTTCACGCCGCCGCCTAAAGTCGATTCCGCCGTTGTGCGTCTGGTGCCTCACACGACGATGCCGTATCCGGTGAAAGACATACGCGTGTTGAGCCGCATCACCACCGAGGCGTTTAACCAGCGTCGTAAAACGATTCGCAACAGCCTCGGCAATCTGTTCAGCGTCGAGGTGCTGACGGAACTGGGCATTGACCCGGCATTGCGAGCGGAAAATATCTCTGTCGCGCAATATTGCCAGATGGCGAACTATCTGTCAGAAAACGCGCCTTCGAAGGAGAGTTAAGCATGATCAATTCGCCCCGAGTGTGTATTCAGGTTCAGAGCGTCTACATTGAAGCGCAATCTTCACCTGATGATGAACGTTACGTATTCGCATACACGGTAACCATCCGCAATTTGGGGCGAGCGCCAGTGCAGTTGTTGGGGCGTTATTGGCTGATAACCAATGGTCATGGCCGCGAAACCGAAGTACAGGGCGAAGGTGTGGTTGGCGTACAGCCGCACATCGCGCCCGGAGAAGAGTACCAGTACACCAGCGGCGCCGTTATTGAAACGCCGCTGGGCACCATGCAGGGTCACTACGAAATGATCGATGAAAAAGGCGTCGCCTTTACTATCGATATTCCCGTGTTCCGACTCGCCGTTCCAACACTTATTCATTAAAACTAAAGCAATGGCAACATACCTCATTGGCGACGTTCACGGTTGCTACGACGAACTGATCGCATTGTTACACCAGGTGGAATTTACCCCCGGTTCAGATACCCTGTGGCTTACCGGCGATCTGGTCGCTCGCGGCCCTGGTTCTCTGGAAGTGCTCCGCTACGTGAAATCACTGGGCGACTGCGTGCGTCTGGTGCTTGGCAATCACGATTTACATCTGTTGGCCGTCTTTGCGGGCATTAGCCGCAATAAGCCGAAAGACAGGCTGACTCCGCTGCTGGAGGCGCCAGACGCCGACGAACTGCTCAACTGGCTGCGCCGTCAGCCGCTGTTGCAGGTCGACGAAGAGAAGAAGCTGGTGATGGCGCATGCGGGCATTACGCCGCAGTGGGATTTACAGACAGCGAAAGACTGCGCGCGCGATGTTGAAGCCGTGCTGTCGAGCGACTCCTATCCCTTCTTCCTCGACGCGATGTACGGCGATATGCCGAACAACTGGACGCCGGAGCTAACGGGTCTGGCGCGGCTGCGTTTTATCACGAATGCCTTCACCCGTATGCGTTACTGTTTCCCGAACGGCCAACTGGATATGTACAGCAAAGAGTCGCCGGAAAACGCCCCTGCGCCGCTGAAACCCTGGTTCGCCATTCCGGGACCGGTTAGCGAAGCATACAGCATTGTCTTTGGTCACTGGGCGTCGCTGGAAGGTAAAGGGACGCCGGAAGGCATTTATGGTCTGGATACAGGCTGCTGCTGGGGCGGGGATTTAACCTGCCTGCGTTGGGAAGATAAGCGCTACTTCGTGCAGCCGTCGAATCGTCATCTTGATTCAGGCAAAGGCGAGGCGGTAAACGCCTGAGCGTTATTTTGTAGGCCGGATAAGGCGTTTACGCCGCTATCCGGCATTCACGCCACATTATTGCCTGATGGCGCTTCGCTTATCAGGCCTACAAATCCGCATTACAACATGCCGGATTAACGACGCTCCAGAATCTCGAAGCAGTAGCTGTGAGAATTCTGCTCATCGGCGTCGTGGAACTCGCTGAAGACCGATTCCCAGTCATCCGGTTCGTAGTCCGGGAAATGGGTGTCCCCTTCCACTTCGGCATCAATATGCGTCAAATACAGTTTCTGCGCTTTCGGCAAGAACTGTTCGTACACGCGTCCGCCGCCAATCACCATAATCTCTGGCGCATCGCCGCAGGCGGCAATCGCTTCATCGACCGATTTCACCCACTGCACGCGATCGTCAGTGCCAGGCTGGCTGCTGATGACGATGTTTTTACGCCCCGGCAGCGGTCGTCCGATGGATTCCCAGGTATGGCGCCCCATAACCACAGGCTTGTTTAAGGTGTTACGTTTAAACCAGGCGAGATCGGCAGGCAGGTTCCACGGCATGGCGTTTTCCATGCCGATAACGCGATCTACCGCTAACGCCGCAATCAGACTGATCATTGAATATTTCCTGGATACAAAAAATTGTCGCCACTATACGGAAAGAGCAATCTTTCGTCGACTAACGAAAAGAGGAATAGCACGAAAATTTTCCGTTCTGCTGGCAACCCGACTTATTTAAAGCGGTGTCAGCTCGCAGCAATCAGACGCGCCATCCGGCCTACGATGGTTTGTAGGCCCGGTAAGCGCAGCGCCACCGGGCAAATTGCCGGATGGCGGCGTAAATGCCTTATCCTGCCTACGTTGACGGTTTCACTTCCGGCTCATCAGCTGCGTCACCCGTATGTTTACCTTCATCCGTGCCTTGCCAGCCGTGGCGTTGAATTAACGATAAATGTTCACGGTCTTCAGTAATAATCTCGCTCAACATAGCGCTGGTGCGTTTATAGACAGCCGCGCGGGACGTTGGATCGTTTTCCCCTTTCGCCATCTCTTCCACCATCTGCGTATTAAAACGACGGAACAGATCGGCACGCTCGCGCGCCTCGTAGCGTCCCAGCCCTAATTTTTCCAGCGCCTGACGCCCTGTTTTTAACGCGCCTTCAAATGTTTCACGCTCCGGCATCTCAACACCGGCCTGTCGCAGACGGATGTAGTGATCGACATCGCGGGCGCGGGCAATAATTTGCAGGTCGGGGAAATGGGCTTTTACCATTTCTGTCAGTTGTAAACTGGTTTGCGGATCGTCAATCACGTTGATCAGCACTTCCGCTTTCGCCGCACCGGCAGACTCCAGCAGATCCATGCGCGTCGCGTCCCCGTAAAAGACCTTCATGCCAAATTTGCGCAGCGTTTCAATATGATCCGGGTCATGGTCGAGAACCACCATTTTTACCCCGCTCGACAGCAGCAAACGCCCCGTAATCTGCCCAAAACGGCCAAATCCGGCGATGATCACGCGCGGTTGCTCCGCATCGATCTCATCCGCTTCACGCGCTTCGCCGGTTGCGGATTTTTCCAGACGGCTCAGGAGCACCAGAAAAATGGGCGTCGCCGCCATTGAGAGCGCAACGGTGAGCGTCAGCGCCTTCGCCCATTCCGGGTCGAGTACATTGGCCATTTGCGCCGCGCCGAATACCACAAAGGCAAACTCACTCCCCTGTCCTAATAATACGGCAAACCAGAGACGTTGCTTATTCGGCACCCGTAGCGGCCTGGCGACCAGCCACAGCATTACCGTTTTAATTACCAGGAAACCGACCAGCAGGATAAGAATGCGTAACGGATTATCGATCAGCGTGCCAAAGTCGATAGACATGCCGACGCCGATAAAGAACAGCCCCAGCAGCAGCCCTTTAAACGGTTCTATGTCGCTTTCCAGCGCATGCCGGTATTCCGAGCTTGCCAGCAACACGCCCGCCAGAAACGCCCCCATCGCCATCGACAGCCCCACTTCTTCCAGCAGCAAGCCGAAGCCAAAGACCAGAAACAGGGCCACGGCGCTGAACACTTCACGCAAACCGGAACGCGCGACAAAACGCAGCGCCGGGCGCGTGACATAGCGCCCTAACAGCACCACCAGCGCCAGCGCCCCTGCCACTTTTAACGCAGACAGCGCAAAGACGCCCAGCGTCGTTGAGGCGCTGCTGGCGGCCAGCAAGGGGATCATCGCCACCAGCGGAATAGCGGCAATATCCTGAAACAGCAGCACGGCGAATGTGCTACGGCCCATTTGCGAGACGGTCAGGTTACGCTCATCCATCGCCTGCATCGCAATCGCCGTGGAAGAGAGCGCCAGCGTCATGCCGATCAGCTCCGCCACCTGCCAGCGCAGACCGAGGAACATACAGAACAGGCCAATCAACCCACCGCATACCACCATCTGCAACGCGCCGCCGCCAAAAACCGACGCACGCAGTTTCCACAAACGCTGCGGGTCCAGCTCCAGCCCAATCACAAACAGCATCAGCACCACGCCAATTTCGGCGAAATGGAGAATAGCTTCAGCGTCCGTCACCAGACGCAGCCCCCACGGGCCGATAATACACCCGGCAATGAGGTAGCCCAGCACCGACCCTAAGCCCAGCCGGACGGCAATCGGCACAATCAGCGCGGCCGACCCCAGGTAAATCAGCGCCTGTATCAGCGTATGGCTATCCATGATTTGCCTCCTGCCACGCCAGCAAACGTTGCTTGTAGTGGCGCGCCTGCGCCTGGAGCGTTTCGTCATCACAGACAAACGTACAGTGCATCGCAAAAGGCGGCAGCCAGTTGAGCCCACAATAGAGCGCAGTAGCCTGTAACGGCTGCGAGAGCACGTCAAAGCCCGGATAGGCGCCAATAGCGAAGTGGCTTTCGCCTCCGCCAGTCGTCACGGCCCACATCAGATCTTTGTCCCGGAGCGCCGTGCCGCCATGCCCGTAGGCCCAGCCATGCGCGAGGACTTTGTCCATCCAGAGTTTGAGTAAAGGGGGAACGCTGTACCACTGCATTGGATGCTGCCAGATGATAAGACGCGCGCGCGCCAGCGCCTGCTGCTCGGCGGCAACATCAATATTGAAGTCAGGGTAAAGCTGATAGAGCGAGCGAATTTCGACGCCATCCAGCGTCCTTGCCTGTTCCAGCATCCGTTTATTCGCATGCGAGTGCTGCGGATACGGATGGGCATAAATAATGAGGATCATGAAGTAGCCTGTTATTTTACATCTCTGTTTTATCACAGAGTGTAGTCAGTAATTTAACAGGCTAATAGTGAATATTATTGAGCAGCTAAATGGATAAAACTGAATTAATTATCCAGTTCGCTCATGTTCTTCACCTGATCGCGGTTGATCTGTTCCGTTTTACCGGTTTCTGCGTTTTTGTAGGACACCAGTCCAGTATCATCATCGACCTGTGGTTTACCATCGGTGACGATCGTTTTGCCGTCGGTGGTTTTTATGGCCTGGTTTGATGAACAGCCCGCTACGGTAAATACCGTCGCAGCGGCAAAAAGAGACGCAATAAGAAGTTGTTTTTGCATGGTGTTCTCCCTGCTTTTCAGTCATTTTCAGTGGTATACCCATTAACTATAGACTAACTGACTGACCTTAAAAGAAAATACAGAACACTCTGAAGATATCCCCTAGCACAGAGGCTTGTTGCGAATCGTCATACTGCTCGTCTGGGCAAGCGTCAGTCCACGCGTCTCCGGCGCAAAAGCGATGGAAATAAGCAGACCGATAAGTGAAATTCCCGCCCCCATCAGCATGACGTAGCTGATCCCATATCTGGTGATGAAGATCGGCAGCGCCCACGTTGAAAGGATGGTGCCAATTCGACTCAGGGACATAATGACGCCCACGGCAGACGCGCGAATATCCGTCGGGAACAGCTCATTCGGGTAGAGCCACTGAAGGTTCCCCGGGCCGCCGGAGAAAAAGGCGTACACCGCAAAGGCCGCAACCACCAGCCAGATCCCCATTTCTGGGATCAACCCCAGCACAGCCAGCGCCAGCGTCATCATGACAAAGCTGCCGATCAGCAATGGCCGTCGCCCTATGCTGTTCAGCCAGTACATCGGCGGAATACAGCCCAGCATAAAGAACAAACTGATCACCACATTGCCCAGCGCCGCGCTTTTCCCGACGCCCAGCCCCAGCAGGCCGACAATCTGCGGGCCAAAGGTATAGATGGCGAACATCGGGATGACCTGGCAGGTCCAGATGGCGGCGACAAACAAAACAAACGGGAAGTGACGGCGATTAAACAGCTGTAAGAAGCGCGTCTCCTGGGGCGGTTCTTCATCGAACGCCACCGGCTCGCCAAACAGTTTAATCATCATCTCCTCGCACTCTTTCACCCGCCCCTTACGCAACAGCCAGCGCGGTGATTCGGGAAGATCGAAGCGTCCGATCAGGATCATAATGCAGGGAATTGCCGCGCTCCCCAGCATCCAGCGCCATCCGCCCGCCACATCGTACAACCAGTAGCCGACCAGATCGGCGCAGGTGGCGCCGACGTACCACATCGCGGCAATAAAACTGATCGAGAAGGCGCGCTGGCGGGTGTTGGAAAACTCGGTGATCATCGAGGTAGCGATAGGATAATCCGCGCCAATCACCACCCCAATCAGCACGCGCATGACGAGCAACTCCATCGGCGATGAGACAAACATCGTCGCTACCGATATCACCCCAATGGCGATGATATCGATGAGGAACATTTTACGTCGCCCCACTTTGTCTGAGATATAGCCGAACAGCGACGTACCGACAAACAGCCCGGCCAGCGTGCCTGCCCCCAGTAACCCCAGCCACTGCGCATCCAGCTTCAGCGCAGGCGTGAGCTGCTCCAGCGCCACGCCAATCATGACCAGTACGTAACCGTCCAGGAACGGCCCGCCGCTTCCCCACAGCATAATTCTGCGGTGAATAGAGGAGAATTTAATGTCGTCAAAGTTCCTGGGCTGCTGCATAGCCGCGTCCTGTTTTGTTTTCACTTGATGCCTGATGGCGCTACGCTTATCAGGCCTACGAATCACGTATTTTGTAGGCCGGATAAGACGCGTCAGCGACGCCATCCGGCATCAACCTCAGCCGTAGCGAAATTCCACGCCAAAGGTGCCGCGCGGGTATTCCCATTTCTCCAGCGCCGTCCCCAACCCGAGAATTCGACAGGTGCCGCACTCCAGGCACCCGGCGTAATCAAAGCGCACGCTGCCGTCGTCCTGCTTTTTATACAACCCGGCCGGGCACGCCTTGATCAGCACTTCCAGCGCCTGCTTATCCGGTTCGGTTTTCAGGATGATGTGCGGATTGTCTTCATCCACATTGAATTTATTGACGCCCAGTTTGACGTCCACATTGACGGGAGAAGTCATAATACGGTCACTCCTTTGATGCCATCCTTCATCAGGTTGATGAAGCCCACTTTCTTCGCGTGGCGCAGGATTTTTTTACGCACAGGGACGGGCGCGCTGCCATCGACGGTAAACAGATCGCGGGCAATGCCCACCGCCATTTCAGGGTAGCGCGTGAACATACGCGGGTTGTCCAGAAACGCCGGTAAGCGCTGGTACATACGCATATCCCGCATCGGCCCGTTGTCGAGATGCTGTCGATATTCCGCCAGCCCCTGTCGGCTGAAATCGTTGCTCTGCATGGCCGAAAGTACGGTCTTCGCCGCCGCTTCCCCTGCCGCGACGGCCAGGTCCATACCGCGAATCGTAAAACCGAGGTTCATACACATACCGGCGGCGTCACCGGCAATCAGCACGCCGTCGCCCACCAGTTCCGGCTGCATATTCATTCCCGCTTCCGGGACGACGTGCGCGGCGTACTCCAGCAGTTTTCCGCCCGCAATCAGCGGCGCCACCGCCGGATGCTGTTTAAAATCTTCCAGCATTTGTGGAACCGACTTTTTCGCCTCTTTCAGATGATGCAGACCGCAAACCAGCCCCAAAGAGAGGGTCGTTTTATTGGTATAGAGGAAGCCGCCGCCCATCAGACCGTCGGTCGGAGAACCGGCAAACAGACAGGCTGCGCCTTCATTTCCCTGTAATCCGAAGCGATCCACAATGACCGATTCAGGCAACTCAATTAACTCTTTTACGCCTACCGCGACATGGGCGGCATCTACACGTTTCGCCATTCCCAGTTTTTCCGCCAACAGCGAGTTCACGCCATCAGCGAGAATGACCGTTTTCGCTTCAATAACGTCGCCATCCGCCTCAACGCCCACCACTTTGCCGTCGCGCTGAACAAGATTATCCACGCGGATGCCGGTTATCAGCTGCGCGCCCGCCTCTTCAGCCTGTTCCATCAGCCAGGCGTCAAATTTACTGCGCAATACGGAATAAGAGACCTGCGAAGGCGCGGCATCCTCGCCATTGACGTAATCCACCGCCATCGCCCCTTTTTCGGTCATAAAAGCGAGTTTTTCATGGGTGATCACGCGTTCAACCGGGGCATGTTCAGCAAAACCGGGGATAATGCGCTCCAGACTGTGCGCGTAGATGCGCCCGCCGGTGACATTCTTCGCGCCAGCGGAATTGCCGCGCTCAATAACCAGCACCTGTGCCCCTTCGCGGGCGAGCACCAGCGCCGCGACGGAACCCGCCAGCCCGGCCCCCACGATGATGGCATCAAAGATATCTTCGGACATAAGAACTCCAGATTTACCTGTCAGCGGCAGGGCCGATACCCACAAGCCCTGCCCGAGTGGATCAGCGTGCTAAAGCGCTCGTAAGCGCAGGCAGAATCTTCATCACATCGCCGACAATGCCGTAATCAGCGTATTGAAATATCGGCGCATTTTTATCTTTGTTGATGGCGCAGATGGTTTGTGAACCGTTCGCGCCCACCATGTGCTGGATCTGCCCGGAAATGCCCACCGCGAGGTAAAGCTCTGGTTTAAGCATCAGGTTGGAGATGCCGACATAACGCTCGTGCTCCATCCATTTTTCGTTTTCCGCCACCGGACGAGAACACGCCAGTTCCGCGCCAATGGCCTGACACAGCGCCTGGGCCAGCGAGATATTCTCTTTGCTGCCGATGCCGCGCCCAACGCTAACCACCAGTCGCGCTTTATCAAGATCGACCGTGTTGCTCTGGCGCGCCTGCGTTGCGGTGCGCGTTACGACGACATCTGGCGACTGCCACTGCACGTCATGCGACTCGCCGTGGCGGGACGCGTCCGCCTGTTGCGCCTCGAACGTGCCGCTGCCGACGGTGATCACCGCATACGGTGATGTGATGGTCTCTTCGCCAATCGCCAGCCCGCCGTAGACCATATGCCGGACGGTCGCATGGCCCTCCTGCTGCGTTACCGCACTGGCGTCGTTAGAGACGGCCGCCGCGAGACGAAATCCCAGCTTTGCCGCCAGCAGTTTGCCACGGCGGGTATTAGGCAGCAGCACCAGACCCGAATCCCCCTGCTGGTGAATCGTCTGCGCCATCACCCCGGCGTAATCTTCCACCATGCAGTCGTCCGGTTTACCGCGTAAATGCCAGATGTGATTCGCCCCCAGCTGGCGTGCCGTCTCGCCCTCGGCGTCGTGCTGCACAAACGCATGAATCTGCTCGCCTGAAGCCAGTGCGCCGCTCATCAGTTCCGGCAGACGAGAAGGGGTATCGCTGAATACCCAGACATGAGAAAACGTGTTCATAATATCCCCCGGTAATTAAATGATTTTGCGCAGATGTTCGGCGAACGCGGCGATCTGCTCTTCACCATCGCCTTCAATAACGATGCGCTGACGCTCGCGTTGTTTCGGTGCGGCGACCTTCTGGACGGAGTACGCGTCTGGCGCACTGAAACCAATATCCGCCGCAGACCAGACCTGCACCGGTTTTTTTGCCGCGCCCAGAATCGCTTTCATCGACGGGATCTGCGGAGCGTTAATGTCTGTGGAGACCGCCACCACCGCAGGCAGGGGAATACTCAGGGTTTCAATTTCATCTTCCAGTTCACGCTCAACGGTAAGCGCACTTTCCGTCAGGGAGAGGATTTTGCTCACGCCGTTGATGGCCGGAATGTTCAGCGTTTCACCCACCAGCAGGCTGACCTGCTGGGCATAAAGGTCGGAGGAACCGTCGCCGCAAACGATCAGATCAAAGCCCGATTTTTGCGCGGCGGCGGCAAGCGCTGCGGCGGTGCGTTGCGGCAAAGCCTGTTCAAACTGCTCGTCTATCACCACGACCAGTTCATCTGGCCCACGGG comes from the Citrobacter koseri ATCC BAA-895 genome and includes:
- the kefC gene encoding glutathione-regulated potassium-efflux system protein KefC — protein: MDSHTLIQALIYLGSAALIVPIAVRLGLGSVLGYLIAGCIIGPWGLRLVTDAEAILHFAEIGVVLMLFVIGLELDPQRLWKLRASVFGGGALQMVVCGGLIGLFCMFLGLRWQVAELIGMTLALSSTAIAMQAMDERNLTVSQMGRSTFAVLLFQDIAAIPLVAMIPLLAASSASTTLGVFALSALKVAGALALVVLLGRYVTRPALRFVARSGLREVFSAVALFLVFGFGLLLEEVGLSMAMGAFLAGVLLASSEYRHALESDIEPFKGLLLGLFFIGVGMSIDFGTLIDNPLRILILLVGFLVIKTVMLWLVARPLRVPNKQRLWFAVLLGQGSEFAFVVFGAAQMANVLDPEWAKALTLTVALSMAATPIFLVLLSRLEKSATGEAREADEIDAEQPRVIIAGFGRFGQITGRLLLSSGVKMVVLDHDPDHIETLRKFGMKVFYGDATRMDLLESAGAAKAEVLINVIDDPQTSLQLTEMVKAHFPDLQIIARARDVDHYIRLRQAGVEMPERETFEGALKTGRQALEKLGLGRYEARERADLFRRFNTQMVEEMAKGENDPTSRAAVYKRTSAMLSEIITEDREHLSLIQRHGWQGTDEGKHTGDAADEPEVKPST
- the kefF gene encoding glutathione-regulated potassium-efflux system oxidoreductase KefF → MILIIYAHPYPQHSHANKRMLEQARTLDGVEIRSLYQLYPDFNIDVAAEQQALARARLIIWQHPMQWYSVPPLLKLWMDKVLAHGWAYGHGGTALRDKDLMWAVTTGGGESHFAIGAYPGFDVLSQPLQATALYCGLNWLPPFAMHCTFVCDDETLQAQARHYKQRLLAWQEANHG
- a CDS encoding YgdI/YgdR family lipoprotein, which gives rise to MQKQLLIASLFAAATVFTVAGCSSNQAIKTTDGKTIVTDGKPQVDDDTGLVSYKNAETGKTEQINRDQVKNMSELDN
- a CDS encoding MFS transporter, encoding MQQPRNFDDIKFSSIHRRIMLWGSGGPFLDGYVLVMIGVALEQLTPALKLDAQWLGLLGAGTLAGLFVGTSLFGYISDKVGRRKMFLIDIIAIGVISVATMFVSSPMELLVMRVLIGVVIGADYPIATSMITEFSNTRQRAFSISFIAAMWYVGATCADLVGYWLYDVAGGWRWMLGSAAIPCIMILIGRFDLPESPRWLLRKGRVKECEEMMIKLFGEPVAFDEEPPQETRFLQLFNRRHFPFVLFVAAIWTCQVIPMFAIYTFGPQIVGLLGLGVGKSAALGNVVISLFFMLGCIPPMYWLNSIGRRPLLIGSFVMMTLALAVLGLIPEMGIWLVVAAFAVYAFFSGGPGNLQWLYPNELFPTDIRASAVGVIMSLSRIGTILSTWALPIFITRYGISYVMLMGAGISLIGLLISIAFAPETRGLTLAQTSSMTIRNKPLC
- the fixX gene encoding ferredoxin-like protein FixX encodes the protein MTSPVNVDVKLGVNKFNVDEDNPHIILKTEPDKQALEVLIKACPAGLYKKQDDGSVRFDYAGCLECGTCRILGLGTALEKWEYPRGTFGVEFRYG
- a CDS encoding FAD-dependent oxidoreductase, with product MSEDIFDAIIVGAGLAGSVAALVLAREGAQVLVIERGNSAGAKNVTGGRIYAHSLERIIPGFAEHAPVERVITHEKLAFMTEKGAMAVDYVNGEDAAPSQVSYSVLRSKFDAWLMEQAEEAGAQLITGIRVDNLVQRDGKVVGVEADGDVIEAKTVILADGVNSLLAEKLGMAKRVDAAHVAVGVKELIELPESVIVDRFGLQGNEGAACLFAGSPTDGLMGGGFLYTNKTTLSLGLVCGLHHLKEAKKSVPQMLEDFKQHPAVAPLIAGGKLLEYAAHVVPEAGMNMQPELVGDGVLIAGDAAGMCMNLGFTIRGMDLAVAAGEAAAKTVLSAMQSNDFSRQGLAEYRQHLDNGPMRDMRMYQRLPAFLDNPRMFTRYPEMAVGIARDLFTVDGSAPVPVRKKILRHAKKVGFINLMKDGIKGVTVL
- a CDS encoding electron transfer flavoprotein subunit alpha/FixB family protein; the protein is MNTFSHVWVFSDTPSRLPELMSGALASGEQIHAFVQHDAEGETARQLGANHIWHLRGKPDDCMVEDYAGVMAQTIHQQGDSGLVLLPNTRRGKLLAAKLGFRLAAAVSNDASAVTQQEGHATVRHMVYGGLAIGEETITSPYAVITVGSGTFEAQQADASRHGESHDVQWQSPDVVVTRTATQARQSNTVDLDKARLVVSVGRGIGSKENISLAQALCQAIGAELACSRPVAENEKWMEHERYVGISNLMLKPELYLAVGISGQIQHMVGANGSQTICAINKDKNAPIFQYADYGIVGDVMKILPALTSALAR